The DNA segment ATAATTGCAAAAGAAATGCTTCCACTTGCATAATGTTCAGAACCATCCTCTtaacaccagaaaaaaattacacccAAATATACCTATGGGAAATGCCTCAAAATGCATGTGTTTCCGCCATTAAAGAAAAACGCATTTTTTGCCTTAACTTCCTTATTATTAATCCAATCCAAATTATTTTTGTACCAAAACCTATGTTTTCAAGGTCAAGGAACCTAATTAAACTGGTATATTTGAAATTAAACAATTCCTTTtataagaaatacataaaatataacatcattacgaaaaatATGCAGCAAAGGTTTTCTTACACTACTGTACTGATACACTTTTTACAAGATCTGATTTAACTTTAAACCTGATTTAACTAATTCTAAGTAAatattcatttatgtaaatCACATAGTTCCTGATTTAACTTATTCTAAGTAAatattcatttatgtaaatCACATAGTTATTTAATGAAGTTATTAATTTTTTAGTCACAAGAAAAGTAGTTTTTCATGTTGCAGTGGATATTATCTGTGCAAATATTGTGGTCCACATTGTCTGCAACATGCTGCATTAGCTGTTCAGAATTCTGTTTCGGAAGGTCTATCCCATGGCTTACTGCAGCACTTCGCTCATATTTTTGCACCTCAGAATATGAACATGCAAACCCATGTTTGTGAAGTGAGTCTATCAAAAATCGTGATCCAAATTGATGATGCATCTGTATTCCAAGGCCTAATTGAAGTGGTGCTAGTAAGATCTTTGGCCGAGTAGCTTGCATAATGGCTTGTCCTATTGAAGCCAGTTTAACATCTATGTCCTTCCCAACAAACAGTACTTTCAGGAATGTCATAAGTAAGGAGGCAGAAAGTTGATCCCTTCATGTGTTGTTGACATCTGATCTCGATTTGGATAAAATTTACTAGATACGTTAGTTGCTCTTATCTCATTCTTTACCAAATTAGCTGCTGTTTCTACAAATCGCAGATTTTCGTCATCTGAGTTGTCCTTAGTAGGTTCTTTGTAAAATTCAAAAGTATAGACTCTGCAGTTTTACGGAATGTAACTACATTTGGTTTGCCATTGATTTCAGTAAATATAAGGGAGTCACCAAAAATGTCTTTgagttttgcttttgtttgcttgtttgtataTGGCTGTATTCCTGTATTGCTCAGaaattctttcattttatcatcaAGATCCCCCAGGGTTActtgttcatcatcattttcctcgaGAAATTGAGCTGCTTTAAGAAGTGCATCGTGTTTCAGTGAATCCTCTGGTCTGCCGGGCTTCAGTCGCTTCCTTAGAGTGCTTTCATTACTATGTTTCTGGGGAATTTGCTTTCCAGTTCTAAAGTTGACATTACATGCTTGATGATAGATAGCATCTGCTGCAGGTAAATCTTGCACAAATGCCAGCCTTCCAGACACTGTTTCTGACCATCCATCTTTCCTGTCATCACATATTTTAGCAACTGTAGTTTGAAAATCAAAGGTGCGCACTGGGAAAACATCctgccctctttttttcccattaaacTTTGCAATTTGTCCACAGAATAAGCAATGTTTCTTGAAGTCAAATTGTGGAACATCTGATCGTAAAACACAAGTATCTGTTTTGGTGGCAGCGAGTTCAGCTTTTTTCTTCCCCTGAGCTATTCGTCGTGTACTTGTGTAATCCAATCGACAGGATGAATGAACATGTTGTCCAGGAACACACTGAATGTCATCCCCACGTTCcttgctggcttgatggagtctaTCGCATCCCTTCTGACTGAGAACATTGAATGGCCGCCCACCAGTAAATGGTTCTTTGCAGATAATGcagctttccttttccattctggCAAGTGTCACAtctgaaaagagaagaatgcgTGGTATAGGAACACAATAAAGACTTAGATGTAGAAACATAGAATAATAATTGTGGATGTTGCAAATTAGTGTTTGTAACCTTGCAAAATGCAATTTTGTTACATGATGGTCTATTATAATTCCTATCTAATAGGTCATCTGAAGGACAAACTAATGACATAATTAGGTTCCTTGACCTTGAAAACATAGGTTTTGGTACATAAATAATTTGGATTGGATTAATAATAAGGAAGTTAAGGCAAAAAATGCGTTTTCCCTTAATGGCGGAAAACACATGCATTTTGAGGCATTTCCCATAGGTATATTTgggtgtaatttttttctggtgtttagAGGATGGTTCTGAACATTATGCAAGTGGAAGCATTTCTTTTGCAATTTTTTCCGGGTTTGACCACAATTTGACTGGACTAATAGTGGTAACTATGACCATAAAAAACAAATTAGAAGTAAGAAAATTGGTAAGTAGTAATGTGCTAAGAGGCAATATAGTAATTAAGGCTCAAGGAAATGAATGTAAAAGTGGTGTTAACCTTGACCATAAAAAACAAATTAGAAGTAAGAAAATCTGAAAATAGTAATGTGTTAAGTGACATTATAGTTATCAAGGCAATTAACATACAAGGACTATcaaaagtgaaagtgaaagagatAGAGGACCTAATAGATGAGAATAGCATATTATGTCTaatagaaacacagaaaaagatCAGAGATATGAATTTTGATAAAAATGTGGTGATCCTGGAACAgatgagaaaagtgaaagataggaaaggaggaggcatAGTGCatcaacaaaagaaagatatgtCTGGAAAAAgttattacaaaaaataaagacctCTTATATGTAAAAGGTAACATTCGCGGATTAGAAATCCTTATAATTGTTGTATATTTTAGTGTGAGCGACAAAGAGAGAAACTTATCAGTGAAAGCAGAAGTAGAAAAAATTTTAGAAATTAATTTTGATGAAGCTTTATTGatagttggagatttcaatggaCATGTTGGATTTAAAGGAGGACAAAAATTAGACGATAATGGAAGGCTGATCTTAGAGTGGATGGAAAAATACAAGCTTACAATGTTGAATGATGATATGAAATGTGAAGGGGAAATTACATGGTCAAGGGATGAACAAAAAAGTGTTATAGATCTTGCCTTAGTGACTGATAAGTTCTACGATAAACACAGAAAGATGAGAATCGACGAGGACCAGAGCTTAATAGATATCAGTGACCATAATCTTATAGAAATTGAAATTGAAGCCAAACAGAACAAAAGATATAACAGCAGAGAATGGATAGTTAGAGATTtctacaaaacaaataaatactccTTGACAAGGTTCCaggaagaactagaagaaaGTTTCACAAGAGAATCAGTAAAAGACATCCTTGATTtggaaaagagaataatgacTCATGTAGATAAAGTACtaaaaggaaaatacagaagaagGAACATTGGtgcagaacaaaaacaagaggaacCAGTATGGTTcacgaacaaaataaaaagccaGATTAAGGAACGGAGAACATATAACAGACTacgaaagaaacaaggaagaggaagaaaagtggaagaagatgtacctggaacaaaaaatgaagGCTCAAAAATCAATAAGGGCAGCAATGATcatggatgaggagaagaaggcaaggGAAATCAAGGAAGACAAGGGTAGTGGGAAAAATATCTGGAAATGCATAAGGAagctgaaaggagaaaaagaaaaggaaacactgAGTGTTCTGGAAAATATCTatggagaagataaaaagaaatcacaGAAATTGAAGCGTTTTGGAGAGGAATTTATGGAAAACACGACAATTACTTCAAAGAAGAATgggatgaaaataagagagagctATATGTCCAAGAAAGGGAAGACATCAGGAAGAATATAGAGACTGGCAAGCTTCTTCGAGTACAAAGGATTGAGGATGAAGATTCGTTACAAGCAGAAACATGTGCAAGGGAATTAAGAGAACATTTAGACATGGGACtaagagtaaatgaaggaataaaatttctgcaagaaaatattataaaaaaggaACATGTAATTAAATGtctaaaaaagatgaaaattaagaaagcaCCAGGACCTGATGGGATGAAGCCAGAGTTCCTAAAAGTATTTTTAGAAAGCGAGACCCTACTGGAGACAATGGTGAGAGTACTAAAGCAAACAGTTCAAACAGCAGAGGTGCCAGATAGTTGGAAAGAATCAAGTACCGTACTAATTCCTAAGAAACAGAAACCAAAAGTAAATGAGTATAGACCCATTGCATTTACAAATATCGGCTACAAATTAATGATGTCTGTCttgagaaaaaatattgaagaacaTATAAAGATGAATAATTTAATACAAGAAAATCAGGCTGGCTTTACcacaggaggaagagtggagaatAATGTGTTAATTATGAGGTACTGTGTTGAAAAATCCtatgaaatgaagaaacattTAATTGCAATATCTATCGACTTTGCTAAAGCATTTGAtagcataaaaagaaatataatggtaAGAGTAATGAAGGAATATAAGATAGATGACAGAACCATCGAAATTATCAGTAAATTGTATGAGGGAGATATAACCAAAAtcaaactagaagaaaaaagttaaagtaCCTGCAATATGTATTGAAAGATCAAGGAAATGAATTACTGAGCAGAGTGGTGGAGAAAATGAAactcaaacaagaaaaataaatggatatcAGGACTCCTAGAATACAGATAGCTAATCGGATTAAGAGGGGAGGCTGAGAGTTACTTGGATATCagtaggaaggtgaaggaatgggaCACAAAGATGTGGaaacaggagatggaagggaaagtaagCCTGAAGATGTGTGGGGATAACGGTTGTTTGTATAATGTAACTGTAATTATAGTGTAAATGTAATTAATTGTAATGTTTAACTATGTAGTTTATTGACTTTCAATTTAACTGAACAAGTGTTCAGGTTAAGGGTTGGTTGTTATGCATCATGCTTCATTTGTGTATTGCTTCACTTTTAATGTTCGAACCTTTAATTGAGTATAATGCAAAGTTTCTTTGATACTAGTGTCTGGCCGAGAGATCAGACCACTCCTGGCTTCTCCAGGAGACACACCTCCTGTAACCACctgagaaaaatatacaaaatagaaGACAACGAGTTATTCGCTTCAAGTCCCTTACCATATATACGCCCACAGATGTACAGGGAGATGAGGCAAAGTATAGGAGGACAGGATAAGATCTATGACAACAGGGGGGCTACCATCATACTCTTTCGATGTAGGACCAACAATATGGATCTTGGAGATAGGTATTAtagccaacgagagagagagagagagagagagagagagagagagagagagagagagagagagagagagagagagagagagagagagagagagagagagagatagagggagcgATGGAAGTTGTTTACAAGATAGGAAGTGCTGAGTCCCGTCTCATAGATAGATAATTCCTGGGTCAGCGGATGAGGTCAGAGGGTGAGTTCACTGCCTCATGCCAGGCCACACCAAGGAGCAGTCCTCAACAAGCTATCGCAGAGTACACGTTAACATCGTCATCTCCTTGTAACGTGCCGTAGACCCGAACACGTAAGTTCATTTTCTCCAGACGTATACGTATTTACCCCACACGCTATTCTATGAGTGTACTTATCGTATTTAGTGTCGCATAATGTATTTAGTCTCACAAAACGTAGCATATATGTACTTATATCACAGCCGTTCTCATTTGGTGGGAATGTGGGTGTAATGTAAGGATTCGACCCGTCGAGGGGTCCTAATTATTTCACCTGCATCCTTGCCAAAGGGAAACGCGCttattgtattgtttgtttgtattttatcGTAGTGCCTTTGTCAACAGGTTTtgactgaaaaatatatatattatcgcgTCAACGTGATGGTCTCACTGTCCTGCAACCACCGTGATGGGCGGTAACAGTCAAAACGTGAGGTCCACGACGACACGACAGTGACGACAACGGTGAAACAGGATATTTGCAGGCCTCCCGTGATAGTGACAAGCAGTGATGAACATCATATTTATGTGCACTCAGTAACACTCTACGGGATCTACTTGTCATACTCAACAATTAGTTGGTGCACCAGTGATTGttactcatgtgtgtgtgtgtgtgtgtgtgtatcattgaATGACGACAAACTTACAAGCACATATTTACGTGCATGCAATGAAACTCTACGGGATTCACTTAGCGCAATCCATGCCCAGTTTGTACAGTGGTGATCGTTaattgtgtttatgtgtgtataaGGGATAGGAAATGGTGACAAACAGTGAACGTACCGACGTACCCAATGAACGAAATTCTACGGGGATCACTTATCAGATTCCGCAGTCAGTGTAAATATTAGTAATTGTTGACTTGTGTTTATAAGGATAAGAAGTGCGTTAAAGAGTGACAAACACATTGTCAGGCAACAGCGACAATGGATTAGGTCGTGAgatcgagtctctctctctctctttatagatGCTGAGTTAGAAAGAGCTATGATAGGTGAATGGGACGTTTAGACGACGCCAAGAACTTCCTAAGGGATTTATCTATCGTATTTCACAACCGGCTTGTATGTTATTTGTAGTGTAGGGATCAAGTGACGAGAGTGTCTTCACTGCTGTCTGCGCATTTACCAAGGCACCGGTATTAGGCTGTTGAGCCACTTCTGCTGACACACATATGGTGTGTAATGTCTGCTGACGCACGTATGGTGCGTAATTCTGCGGACGCATGTATGGTGTGTATCTTCTACTGACTCACGTATGGTGTGTAACCTTTGCCGCCAGTACCCATAGTAAACTTGAAGGAAGCCTACAgacatcatcgttatcatctaCTGACAGCACTACCTTCCaacatggaagaaaacaaatctGAGAAGGCCAGCTCACCTGAGCTTGAGCCAAAAGACATGGTTCCTGGAGACGTAGGCATGGAGCCAATGATGGAGGAAGGCCTGGAATCAACAGATGGTAGAATTGAAAGACTGCCACATAACATCATACATCCATGGCAGAGTGAGAAGGACTTGAACTCCACTACGCTGTCGGAGGATCAGGACATCACGGAACAGCTATTTGAACGCAGTCAACAAATACAACAGATGTTTACTCACATGTCGACCGTAGTGAGAAGCTTCAACGAAAGTGTAAATCAGCTACGTGCAGTGAAGAAAACAGGACATGGTAGAGCAATGCCAACCTTGACTGCTAAAGAAATCTCTCCTATTACTGAATCGGAAACGGCTTCTGGGCGTGAAGGcaactcgtccttctcttcagtaTCCGAACCGGGACAGTCTCACCAGGGGGAGTATGAGAGTACTGTCCGAGACTGTACTGGCACGACCGACCTGACTATACCCTCTACAAGCAGACAGGAGGTGGGCGATAATAACTCAACCAGGTCATCAAAACCACCTGGAAACCAGGAACCGACTGTCACTTCGAGGAATGAGGGATGGAGTTGCTAACCACCTTGAAACTTTCTCAGAAGCCATTGCCCACGTTCAGCGAGGGCTCTTGTGCAGATTACTGGGCGTTCAAGCGCGCATTCCAAGGTCACGTTCAAGAGGATGAAATATCAGAACGTCAAAGGTTGGGATATCTGATCGCAGCCTACTCTGGCCCAGCAAAACAAGAGTTGTGCGGTTGTCAGGAACTAGAGGATCCCAAGGAAGGATATAAAGAGGCCTGGGACTTACTGGAAACCAGACATGGTAACAAACGTACATACATTCAACACTTGATCAAAGGAATATGTGAGGGACCAAGCCTGAGGATGAACGATATCAAAGGCTTGCGCCTTTTCGTGGATGCCTTGAGCACCTGCGTGAGGAACTTGAAAATTATGGGAGAACTAAAACAAATTGAAACATATGCATCTATGCACATCATAACAGGGAGATTTAAAGGGAAACTAAGAGAAGACTACGTGGATGAGTCATATAAACATGAAGAACTGAACATGGGCACCTCGTGCGATGCCGAGTGGTTGTTAACATTCACAAAAAACATGCTCAGAAAGGCTGAGAAGGACGGAGAACGGATAGAAGATTCAAACAGACAACGTGCAAACTCGTCATATGAATCCTTACCAAATAGGAAGATTATGGGATTGATGACCGCGACGTCAAGGGTGATGAACAGAAGTCAGATACAGTGCTCACTGTGTCAGGGACACCATCCCATCGACACATGTAGGTGCTTCATTGAGATGAATACAACTAACCGCCTCTCACTAGTGCGACGAGAGCGGCGGTGTTTGTCTTGCTTCGGCTACAATCACTGGATCACGACATGTCCCCGAAAGGTGCTGTGTGGTATTGATGGCTGCCTAGAATTTCATTCTCGCCCGTTACATTTCACAGGAAATACAATAGATAGCCATATTCAAGGCAGATCAACGAGGCTCCCAAATGCTCCTCATGGACTATAAAGAACTCACCTTGGTAGAGacacccctctttccccttcataaGAGATTAAGACAGGCGCCGCTACGGGCCATTATGCCACCAGACCCATCCACAAGTAATACTAACTCTGAAGCAACTAGTTCCTCACAGAAAGAAAGTACAAATAAATTCAACACCCTGGTGACCcttaataagaacaagaaggatcCTTTCAGATGGTTCAGCACTGGACAAACAGGAGATGAGGATGTTTCAACACCGAGTACTCCCTATCATAAGGCATGACTGAGGAGTAGAAGTTCAAGCAGAGTAGTTCTCCCCATTGTAAAGGTGAAGGTGGGAGCTAAGAGCCAAGACCCAAGAAACTCCATCATTACGGGCGCCCTCTTAGATTCAGGTAGTGATAGATCTTATTGTACGCGTGGTCTAGCAGATCGTCTACAAGCCAAAGGGGAGCCAGTGCAGCTAACTATTGGCACAATTATGTGTGAAGATACACAGCTAAACACTGAACAACTTGATTTAATGGTGACCAGcacaggaatgaggaagagccGAACCGTTCTTATTCCCCAAGTTATAGTTGTGACAGAACTCCCATCCTCTCTGAAAGGTTCTGTTGCAAGGTCCAGTGATATGGAAGTGTGGTCTCACCTTCGAGACATTGCGCAGTTCCATGCTCCAAAGGAAGTGGAATTTTTAATAGGCTTAGATATACCCCAAGCCCTAGTACCATTAGAAGTAAGATCTGGAAAGGATGGAGAACCATTCGCAACGCGCACTCTTCTTGGTTGGACGATTAATGGCCCTATGGGACTAAACGGCCATGATGTAACCACAGTGAACAGTCACATCACCACGACAATTGCAGAAAATCAAAGTAAACACCTGGACCACAAAGTCAACCTTTTATGGAaactatagtccgactcaaatatgaaggccgctgaggggaggcctaacggggattccccggctgcggcttcgccaagcatcgtagcacatgtttcgatctcattattaacttacatcttaatgaaccgtcataaaagtgtattcctctaaatttctaataaggatgtatagagagctttgaatattgttttagtgtaatgaagacaatgattttgtatagataccacaaaatatagcaccactgctctccagcgttgctacttttcaaggttggacatgagtgaggtcaacctccctgaccgctgataatccccaggtcaaatcgagtcactcctcccctccctgtcgctcaggatggaaggtctcgtccgcgctactcgccatcgtaaccttcatagtcaagagaaattaattatttacagcgtcaacaagttctgcttagaggattcttttattatcaatgtggaggacacttctgacgaagaactgtctgattaaatagctgagagaggattatgcctacagggtaaaacctctataaaaatAACGCACCTTAACTTTTACCTCattggtggtgtggaaaaagagtaaaataaaacaacaaaaagatgcatgtctaattgtctattttagagagagagagagagagagagagagagagagagagagagattgtgtgtgtgtgtgtgtgtgccgcgtcacaggagaaccaatacgtaaactgttgaaagactcgcgcaagcaggattacacacacacacacacacacacacacacacacacacgtgcatgagagaactatataataataaaaaacaggaggaagtagtaacgagccagagagagagagagagatggatgtttctccacacttcagtgttaatcctttaattggggctgcgacgtttggcgacgccgcagccaGGGAATCCCCGATAGGTctcccccctcagcggccttcatatttgagtcggactataaatgccaccaacaacaactgtGATGATCCCATCTATTCGAAGACAAAAAGTCACGAAATTATGGTCAGAGAACATAGTACAAGTGGATGGACATTATCAACTTCCCATCCCATTTCGCAACAAGAGCCCAGACCTTCCAGACAACAAAGTACTTGCCGAACGACGGTTGGCAAGCCTTAGGAGACGTCTCGTGAAACATCCGGAACTCTTCATCCGATATCAAGAAGAAATGTCACGCTTACTTAGTGAAGGCTATGCCGAGCGAGTTCCTTCTCATAATCTCAATACTACACCTGGCAAGACTTGGTATCTCCAACAACATCCAGTACTAAATCTTAAGAAACCAGAAAAGATGAGTATAGTCTTTGATTGTGCAGCCACTTATAAGACGCTATCATTAAACAGTCAAGTGATGCAAGGACCCGACCTTAACAACAACTTGATGGGCGTCCTCCTCAGATTTCGACAAGAAAGGGTAGCTATAATGGCAGATATTGAAGCTATGTTCCACCAAGTGCTCGTGACTCCGGAACATAGAGACGCACTGAGATTTCTCTGGTGGAACAATGAACATATGTCAGGGCCTCCTGCTACGTACCGAATGAAGGTGCATCTGTTTGGGGGAGTGTGGAGCCCTTCATGTGCACCATTTGCTCTTCAACGAACATTCCAAGATCACGGAAAATGTCTTCATGAGGAGATCCAGAAGACGAGCTGCAATTTCTACGTCGACGATCTACTACACTCATAGAATCCCCGGGCAAGGCTACAATTGTCATTCATAGGCTCAGAAAGTTGTTAAACAAGGAAGGATTCAGGCTCACAAAATGGGAGTGAAGGAAATCCTGTTGGGCGACAAGTTGCCCACGGAACGAGCGCTGGGCATTCTGTGGGACCTGGAAGAGGACGAATTAGCGGTGCAAGTCCAAATACCAAAGAAACCAGAGACGAGGCGGAGTCTCCTAAGCATGATCAGCTCTATATATGACCCTTTGGGCTTTCTCGCCCCTAGTGTCATAAGAGCAAAGATGATCTTCCAGGAAGAGTGCAGACGCAGAACAGGATGGGATGAGAAATTAGCTGACAAAACGATGACAGCTTGGCGAAGGTGGCTAACTGACCTTCCCTATCTTACGCGCATACGCGTTCCACGATGTTATCGACACGAATCAACCGGTAGTACGACAGACGTACAACTGCACCACTTCAGCGACGCTTCTCAGCATGCCTATGGCGTGGTGTCATACCTGAGGATGACAAATGCAGAAGGAGCACATCAAatctcttttgtgtgtggtaAGGCCAAGCTGGCCCCTCTGAAACAACAGACCATACCCCGTCTTGAATTGTGTGCTGCAGTATTGGCCACAAGGGCAGACAAACAAATACGTAAAGAGCTTGACCAAAGAATCAATAGAACGACGTTCTGGACAGACAGCACAGCCGTCTTACAGTATATTAGAAATACTGAACGACGCTTTCACGTCTTTGTGGCCAACCGGATTTCGGCGATTCATGAAGAATCTAACCCAGAACAGTGGAGGCACGTGAGCTCGTCAATAAACCCAGCAGATGACGCCAGTCGTG comes from the Portunus trituberculatus isolate SZX2019 chromosome 25, ASM1759143v1, whole genome shotgun sequence genome and includes:
- the LOC123508647 gene encoding uncharacterized protein LOC123508647; its protein translation is MGVKEILLGDKLPTERALGILWDLEEDELAVQVQIPKKPETRRSLLSMISSIYDPLGFLAPSVIRAKMIFQEECRRRTGWDEKLADKTMTAWRRWLTDLPYLTRIRVPRCYRHESTGSTTDVQLHHFSDASQHAYGVVSYLRMTNAEGAHQISFVCGKAKLAPLKQQTIPRLELCAAVLATRADKQIRKELDQRINRTTFWTDSTAVLQYIRNTERRFHVFVANRISAIHEESNPEQWRHVSSSINPADDASRGLN